In the Candidatus Chlamydia sanziniae genome, AATATACAGTCCTTTTAATTCCACGCTGTCAGAACCATATCTCAATACCTCTACATCCGAAAGCAGGGGTACAGCATTCGATAGATATTGTTTTACAAAAATTTTAGCTGTTTCACTATTCTCATAGGGTTTATCTCCCGACGCAAAATGATAAAGCTGATGACCTGGTTGTGGAGAAGCAGCAAAAGGTATGTTAATTTGTAGTAACTGCACTAGGTCTACTTGTTCTACAGAACATAAAGCCGTTTGATAAGTAAATCCGTACAAAAGTAAAAATAAAATCTTATGTATTAGCATCGTACATTCTCGGTTTTTAAAAAGATAAAAAACTTGGTTCATGGTGGACTCAAAGTTGTCAATAAAGATGCCACCAGAATCAACTGCAAATGACTTGCAGGGACAAAAAGTTCATCAACTTACATTATGTAGTCGAATCCTTGCTTTGCTATTCCTATCTTAGACTTTATTTTCAGGTAGAGAAAATATGAATCTTTCATCTAAATAGATATTAGCACCCGCCAGGGTGATTATACACAAGATTTTTGTCTAGAAAAATTTATTCATGGAACTTTACAATCCTATAAAAAATCCCTTATTCTGTAAAAATCCTAAGCCTTCTTTGAAACGAATTTTTATAAAGCCATAAGGCAATCTAGACAGTTCATTCTATTTACAAGATTGAACACGAGGGTTATTGTTGCAAATTAGTATTTCGTTTATCTTGTTCAAACAAAGATTGAAGTAGTGGATTTACTGTTTCTACTTTGTAGTAGACACAAAAAAGAACACAGGCGTGTGTTTCATGTTTCAATATAACGAGTATAAGAATAAATTGGAGTAGGAAGATTATGAATTCAAATTGTACCTGTACCATACAATTTAATGATGAGCATTTGAAGCATATTTAAGTAATTCAACTTCGATCCAGTAGTCAATAAAATGCAGTTTGTTGTCAGTATCTATAGGGTGATATTTTAAATAACAGGCGATGATGTCGTCTAAAAATTCTTGATGCAATTCTTTAGGTAGTTGTTGTAAATACCACAACCAACCTGTAATCCATGTTGCAAAAGCTACCTGAGTTGGAAAAGTCTCATCCACAGTAATAATCTCTAATCGTTGAAGAAGTAAACCTGTTTCTTCAACATAGGTCGCGAATTTAGCAGGAGTGACAAGAGAAAGTGGATTTGAAAAATTAACAAAATAATTCGCCCATTTTGATGAAGCAACTACGGTATTTATCGCAAAATCAAAACGATCATACCCATAATCAGGTGCAAAATATAGAAACACCTTACCGCCAGGTTTTAAGGCTTTTTCTATTTCTTGCAGCGCGACAAAATGGTCACAAACCCAATGAAAGCAGCTAAATGATACGATAAAATCAAATTCACTTTCAAAACCTAAATTCATAGCATCACGCTTAATAAAGTCTAAGTTATTTAAACGAATTTTATTCTTTAGATTTTGAGCAACTTGTAACATAGAGTCCGAAGTATCTACTCCAAAGACAAAACCATAAGGTACTGCTTGTGCTATTTTAGCTGTAATACGTCCATCACCACATCCAATATCTAAAATTTTTTCATAACCACTCAACTGAAATTTTTGAATATACGAAATCGCCCATTGACATTGTAAATCAGAGTTATTCAAATAATGTTGACCGTCCCAATGATCATCTTGTATAGGAATTTCATTTGTAAAAATTAATAAATAAGAACTCAAAAAACATAAGCAAAGCAAAAACTTCATTGTTTTTCCTTGTATTTCAGTGTTACAGAAAATCATGAAGCTTTCATGTAATGACATCGAGCTATTTTTTAACAATATTCTCTATAATGGGAAGTAGTGTAACACGAATGCCCCTTAAAGACAGTCCTCAGAACCTTTTTGTCATTAGACATATTCTTGTGCTTCTAGCGATTTGACTACAACATTGATATCGGGATTAAATAAGATATTGCTTATACAGAAGAAGAAATCGCCTATCTAATAAAGAGAACGAGATTATTTTTAGGATAAGTCTATAGCGTTATCTTTTCGCAATATAGCACATTCCAAAATACCTCAGAGTAGTTAAGTAATTATTCTTAAAACAAGTTACGTTTATTATAAGAATATTGTGATAGCACATAATATTACTAGGCTATTTTTAGGGTGATTTTAATAAAAGAAATCTATAGTTGGGATAGAAAATTTTTCCAAAAACTTGGATCTAACTCAATTAAAGAAACTCAGCTCCCTTGGTAAACTTTAACTTTAGATAATGACTCGCTTGCTTTTTAAAAATAATAAATGGGGCAGCCTGGATTTGAACCAGGGACCTACGGGTTATGAGTCCGCAGCTCTAACCACTGAGCTACTGCCCCAAATTAAAGAAAACTATGCTAACACAAATCTTCCGAGTAAAGCAAGTGATAACCATGTTTTAATTATGAGCAATCTTTTAAATAGCGTACAGAAATCTGTTTCATCTTCATATATAAAGATTCACCACCGTTCACTCGGCCAAAAGATAAATACTCACGCAGTCGTTCAAAAAACACCGGCTTACATGTCAAAATTGTCGTAGGAGTTTCTCCTGAATAAACTTCAGTAAATATACTCGCAATCCCTCCAGATATCAAAGCTTCAGTATAGGTGAAAAAAAATAAACGCCCTTCCTGATAAACCTCATATAAATAAAGATTGCTTTGACAACCCAAAACTAAGTTCTCTTTACGGATCTGCTGTTTGTCAAACGAATGAGATTCAATGTTATACCCCATCAATCCTAGATATAGAGCATCCTTATAAAAGGGTTCGGAAAAAAGTTTCCGAATTACCATACGTTGCTTTTCAAGACATCGGGCATGCTGAAGAGGACAAATAGGTTCCAAATTTACTCCTCGATGACTCTATCAGGCTCTTGCTTTAAATGTACTAGGGTTTGCGATAATGTCTGAATACACTGGTTCGCTTTTTCAATCACTGTATTTGGATTTTCTGATAACCAAGTTTGTGATCTCCCTAGCCCTGCAATATCAACTGTGTAGGGAAGCGGCCAACTTGTTTCTAGCTTTAAAGAATCCATTGTTTGTGATAATACTGCATTTTGATTAGCAGACTGATTAACTTCTAGAAGTATCTGAATTTGCTTTTGCATGATCATTTGGTGTTTTAAAAGCTGATACCCATTAATTGCGCTCTGGATACTTGCTATTTGGTTTTCATGAGCCTTTTTATCAAGAGTATAAGTCGCTTCTTCCCCAAAACGTAATTGGTAGGTTGCCTTAATACTGATCTGATTGCCTATGCAAAAACCTATAACACAACCTACAGCTTGAGGGATGGCATAAATTAGTGCAGAAATAGATGAAATAATTGTAGCTAAAAGAATTTGCCGCGTCCCATGCGGATCCAGCTGCTGGATCCCATAATGTATCCAATTCCATAGGCTATTATAATCTTTATACTTATTCTCCTTATCGAGAAAATTCGAAGTAATAATACCTACAATAACGCCAATACCTAGGCCAATACCTAGCCAAATAGTCAAAGTCATTGCTACAGCATGGTGACAGATTAAAATTAATGCCCAAGCTAAAATATAAAAAAGTATATACTTCCAATTATCCCTTAAAAATCTGCTAATTTTTTCTAAAACCGAACGTACATGCATCCAAATAACATGTTTAGACGGAGTATAGGAAATTTTAGGTAGGAGGCCTAACGCCGGTAAAGTCGAAATTGCCGGCTGAACTGGTAGGGGTGAAAATAAGACAATACTTACTTCTTCTAAATTCGGCTG is a window encoding:
- a CDS encoding class I SAM-dependent methyltransferase: MIFCNTEIQGKTMKFLLCLCFLSSYLLIFTNEIPIQDDHWDGQHYLNNSDLQCQWAISYIQKFQLSGYEKILDIGCGDGRITAKIAQAVPYGFVFGVDTSDSMLQVAQNLKNKIRLNNLDFIKRDAMNLGFESEFDFIVSFSCFHWVCDHFVALQEIEKALKPGGKVFLYFAPDYGYDRFDFAINTVVASSKWANYFVNFSNPLSLVTPAKFATYVEETGLLLQRLEIITVDETFPTQVAFATWITGWLWYLQQLPKELHQEFLDDIIACYLKYHPIDTDNKLHFIDYWIEVELLKYASNAHH
- a CDS encoding SufE family protein, whose protein sequence is MVIRKLFSEPFYKDALYLGLMGYNIESHSFDKQQIRKENLVLGCQSNLYLYEVYQEGRLFFFTYTEALISGGIASIFTEVYSGETPTTILTCKPVFFERLREYLSFGRVNGGESLYMKMKQISVRYLKDCS